Proteins encoded together in one Quercus lobata isolate SW786 chromosome 3, ValleyOak3.0 Primary Assembly, whole genome shotgun sequence window:
- the LOC115980120 gene encoding aminopeptidase P2 — protein MVTMSSLPSPLTYSHSHARCLRFLSSVSLSLPIFHKFKTSPKLFTKSPNPPILTVRNCGSITAKPSSDIRRKNRTGSEPDEKLRRLRELFVKPGIDIDAYIVPSQDAHQSEFIAECYMRRTYISGFTGSAGTAVITKDKAALWTDGRYFLQAEKQLNSCWILMRAGNPGVPTTSEWLNDVLAPGGRVGIDPFLFSSDAAEELKQAIATRNHELVYLHDLNLVDEVWGESRPKPPKKPIRIHDLKYAGLDVASKLSSLRSELVDAGSSAIVISVLDEVAWLLNLRGSDVPHSPVMYAYLIVELDGAKLFIDNSKVTPEVMDHLKKAGIELRPYDCILSEIEILAAQGTHLWLDTSSVNAAIANTYKSACDKYMGSLGNKTKGQSKIYDCSNGQSGGPTGVYGLSPISLAKAVKNHAELEGMRNSHLRDAAALAQFWVWVEDEIHKDVKLTEVEVADKLLDFRSKQAGFIDTSFDTISASGANGAIIHYKPETESCAVVDAKKLFLLDSGAQYVDGTTDITRTVHFGEPTARQKECFTRVLQGHIALDQAVFPESTPGFVLDVFARSFLWKIGLDYRHGTGHGVGAALNVHEGPQSISFRYGNLTPLLRGMIVSNEPGYYEDHAFGIRIENLLYVKEVDTPNRFGGVGYLGFEKLTFVPIQSKLIDLSLLSAVEVDWLNDYHSQVWEKVSPLLDGSARQWLWNNTRPLVKQ, from the exons atGGTGACCATGAGCTCACTACCATCACCACTAACGTATTCTCACTCACACGCTCGCTGCCTTCGCTTCCTCTCATCAGTCTCACTCTCACTCCCAATTTTCCACAAATTCAAAACCAGCCCCAAACTCTTCACCAAATCACCGAACCCACCAATCCTCACTGTCCGAAACTGCGGTTCCATCACAGCCAAGCCATCCTCCGATATCAGAAGAAAGAACCGTACCGGTTCGGAACCGGACGAGAAGCTGCGGAGGCTTCGGGAGCTCTTTGTGAAGCCCGGGATTGACATCGACGCCTATATCGTTCCCTCTCAGGACGCTCACCAG AGTGAGTTCATTGCTGAATGTTACATGAGGAGGACCTACATATCAGGGTTTACTGGTAGTGCTGGTACTGCTGTTATCACAAAGGATAAAGCAGCTCTTTGGACAGATGGGCGTTATTTTCTCCAG GCTGAGAAGCAGCTGAATTCGTGTTGGATTCTCATGCGGGCTGGTAATCCTGGAGTTCCTACGACTAGTGAATGGCTTAATGATGTTTTGGCTCCTGGTGGTAGGGTTGGCATTGATCCT tttcttttttcttccgaTGCTGCGGAGGAACTGAAGCAGGCAATTGCAACAAGGAATCATGAGCTGGTGTACTTACATGATTTAAATCTAGTGGATGAAGTTTGGGGAGAATCACGGCCTAAGCCTCCTAAAAAACCAATCAGAATACATGACCTAAAATATGCTGGTTTAGATGTAGCGTCAAAATTGTCTTCGTTGAGGTCTGAACTTGTTGATGCTGGTTCATCTGCAATTGTTATATCAGTGCTTGATGAAGTTGCTTGGCTGTTGAACTTG agaGGAAGTGATGTTCCCCATTCACCTGTTATGTATGCATACTTAATTGTTGAACTTGATGGAGCAAAATTATTTATAGACAATTCTAAAGTCACGCCAGAGGTGATGGATCACTTGAAGAAAGCAGGCATAGAGTTGAGGCCATATGATTGTATTCTTTCTGAAATAGAAAT TTTGGCAGCACAAGGGACTCACCTTTGGTTGGATACATCTTCTGTTAATGCGGCCATTGCCAACACCTATAAGTCTGCCTGTGACAAATATATGGGGAGCCTTGGGAATAAAACCAAAGGGCAGAGTAAGATCTATGATTGCTCCAATGGTCAGTCTGGTGGACCCACTGGGGTGTATGGATTATCCCCTATTTCTCTGGCAAAGGCAGTGAAAAATCATGCAGAGCTAGAAGGGATGCGGAATTCCCATTTAAG GGATGCTGCTGCTCTAGCACAATTTTGGGTCTGGGTAGAAGATGAAATTCATAAGGATGTGAAATTAACAGAGGTGGAAGTTGCAGACAAACTCCTGGACTTTCGTTCCAAGCAGGCTGGTTTCATTGATACAAGCTTTGACACAATAAGTG CTTCTGGTGCAAATGGGGCTATCATACACTACAAACCAGAAACAGAAAGTTGTGCTGTTGTGGATGCAAAGAAACTCTTCTTATTGGATAGTGGAGCTCAGTATGTTGATGGTACTACTGACATAACCAGGACAGTGCATTTTGGTGAACCTACTGCACGACAAAAAGAATGCTTCACTCGAGTTTTACAg GGTCACATAGCTCTTGATCAGGCAGTTTTCCCTGAATCTACCCCAGGTTTTGTGTTGGATGTATTTGCTCGTTCTTTCCTTTGGAAGATCGGACTTGATTACCGGCATG GAACTGGACATGGAGTGGGAGCTGCATTAAATGTTCATGAGGGCCCTCAAAGTATTAGCTTTAGATATGGAAATTTGACCCCCTTATTGAGAGGCATGATCGTCAGCAATGAACCTGGCTATTATGAAGACCATGCCTTTGGTATTCGAATTGAG AATCTCCTTTATGTGAAAGAGGTTGACACACCTAATCGATTTGGAGGGGTTGGATACCTGGGATTTGAAAAACTTACATTTGTCCCCATTCAG AGTAAATTGATTGACTTATCTTTGCTCTCTGCTGTGGAAGTTGATTGGCTCAATGACTACCATTCACAAGTGTGGGAAAAG GTGTCACCGCTGCTGGATGGTTCTGCTCGTCAATGGCTTTGGAACAACACACGGCCACTTGTCAAACAGTGA
- the LOC115981688 gene encoding protein AUXIN RESPONSE 4: MAIITEEQEQQQPKSPKKSNSQTQKPKPHKPISPPASTNPFSFWFYFTLLASLATFFFISVSYLTPHQDPKSWFLSLPSNFRQHYSKGRIVKVQTSPNQAPIEVFTVEHGPVASENVVLVHGLGLSSYSFREVIRILGSKGVHVVAIDFPGNGFSDKSVEEVVEGGNGILGRFMDVYDEIQEKGLFFAFDRMIETGQIPYEEIGNRVSKRKVVRPIELGPVEMGRVLGQVVQTMGLAPVHLVLHDSGLGLGSNWVLENPSLVRSVTLVDTNSRGVGALPLCVLEFPVLRELMLGVSFVFRSLIKMCCSKGIGALDVEANRVLLRGRDGRRAVVGTGKKMNFSFDIAEWGGSEGLKDMPMQVLWSGGWSKEWSEEGRRVADALPQAAFVTHSGGRWAQEDAADELSENIVRFVSSLPKSVRKVEEEPIPEHIQKMLDEAKNSDHHHHHHHGHGGHEHHDDHDHAHVHGAGYMDAYGLGQGW; this comes from the exons ATGGCGATCATAACCGAAGAGCAAGAGCAACAACAACCCAAatccccaaaaaaatcaaactcccaaacccaaaaacccaaaccccacAAACCCATTTCACCTCCAGCTTCCACTAACCCTTTCAGTTTTTGGTTTTACTTCACTCTCTTGGCCTCGCTCGCAACCTTCTTCTTTATCTCAGTCTCTTATCTAACCCCTCATCAAGACCCCAAGTCTTGGTTTTTGAGTCTACCCAGTAATTTTCGTCAGCATTACTCTAAAGGTCGCATTGTTAAGGTCCAAACGAGTCCAAATCAAGCACCTATTGAGGTATTCACCGTTGAACATGGTCCTGTAGCGTCTGAAAATGTTGTTTTAGTTCATGGTTTGGGTCTTAGTTCTTACTCATTTCGTGAAGTTATTAGGATTTTGGGCTCAAAAGGGGTTCATGTTGTTGCTATTGATTTCCCAGGAAATGGGTTTTCGGATAAGTCTGTGGAAGAGGTTGTTGAGGGAGGGAATGGGATTTTAGGGAGGTTTATGGATGTGTATGATGAAATTCAAGAAAAGGGTCTGTTTTTTGCGTTTGATAGGATGATTGAGACTGGTCAGATTCCTTATGAGGAGATTGGGAACCGGGTTTCGAAGAGGAAGGTTGTTAGGCCAATTGAATTGGGTCCTGTGGAGATGGGGAGGGTGTTGGGGCAAGTGGTGCAGACAATGGGGTTGGCTCCTGTGCATTTGGTTTTGCATGATTCGGGTTTGGGGTTGGGATCAAATTGGGTTCTGGAGAATCCAAGCTTGGTGAGGAGTGTGACACTTGTTGATACTAATTCTAGAGGGGTAGGGGCGTTGCCTTTGTGTGTTTTGGAATTCCCGGTGCTTAGAGAGCTCATGTTGGGGGTTTCATTTGTGTTTAGAAGTTTGATTAAGATGTGTTGTTCGAAGGGGATTGGTGCTTTGGATGTGGAGGCCAATAGAGTTCTTTTGAGGGGAAGGGATGGCAGGAGAGCAGTTGTGGGAACGGGGAAGAAGATGAATTTTAGCTTTGATATTGCTGAGTGGGGTGGTTCTGAGGGGTTAAAAGATATGCCAATGCAAGTGCTCTGGTCTGGTGGTTGGTCCAAAGAATGGAGTGAAGAGGGACGTCGTGTTGCTGATGCACTTCCCCAGGCAGCTTTTGTCACGCATTCTGGTGGGCGGTGGGCTCAG GAGGATGCAGCTGATGAACTATCTGAGAATATTGTTCGGTTTGTATCATCATTACCCAAATCTGTGAGAAAAGTTGAGGAAGAGCCAATCCCAGAGCATATTCAAAAGATGTTAGATGAAGCAAAAAACAGTgatcatcaccatcaccatcatcatgGTCATGGTGGCCATGAACATCATGATGATCATGATCATGCTCATGTTCATGGGGCTGGTTATATGGATGCATATGGGCTTGGCCAGGGATGGTGA
- the LOC115978817 gene encoding F-box protein At1g55000 — MGCCGDKDEILTATTTAESATAMITTSSNLSSVLTYRDTLRLILERLGGGRGGGDGGVSELARASCVCRVWNSVAYELVVEAFKAKWKLGDVIGKPVSGSFWRDSGIWKFAISHRIVRGDSVASLAVKYSVQVMDIKRLNNMMSDHGIYSRERLLIPISNPDILVNGACYIELDTYAKREVAVLYLEGGPSGNSSHMLNKMTTEQGKRKVLDSLKRSMQVDDGTAQYYLSISNGNPRAALSEFSEDLKWERQMSLA; from the exons atggGTTGTTGTGGCGACAAAGACGAAATCCTCACCGCAACAACCACCGCGGAATCCGCAACGGCAATGATAACTACCTCTTCCAACCTCTCTTCGGTCCTTACGTACCGCGACACTCTCCGCCTGATCCTCGAGAGGCTCGGCGGCGGCCGCGGCGGCGGCGACGGCGGAGTCTCGGAGCTCGCTCGAGCGAGTTGCGTGTGCCGAGTCTGGAACTCGGTCGCCTACGAGCTCGTCGTCGAAGCCTTCAAGGCGAAGTGGAAACTCGGAGACGTGATCGGGAAGCCTGTCTCTGGAAGCTTCTGGAGAGACAGTGGGATTTGGAAGTTCGCGATTTCGCATCGGATTGTTAGAGGAGATAGTGTCGCTAGTCTCGCTGTCAAGTACTCTGTtcag GTTATGGACATAAAACGTTTAAACAACATGATGAGCGACCATGGCATATACTCAAGGGAGAGGTTGTTAATCCCTATAAGCAATCCTGACATTCTTGTAAATGGTGCATGCTACATCGAGCTAGATACCTATGCAAAAAGGGAAGTGGCAGTGTTGTATCTTGAAGGTGGTCCAAGTGGAAACTCTAGCCATATGTTGAATAAGATGACAACTGAACAAGGCAAGAGAAAGGTTCTTGACTCATTGAAGAGAAGCATGCAAGTCGATGATGGGACTGCTCAATATTACTTATCTATATCAAATGGTAATCCTCGAGCTGCACTTTCTGAATTCTCTGAGGACCTTAAGTGGGAGAGACAAATGAGCTTGGCCTAG